The segment TAATAATCGCACCCTTGGCGGACTGCTGCAGGGGGGTAATGTTAGTTAATGGCTCGCTGCTCACCACCAGGCCGCCTAGATGGGTACCCGGAAAACGGGGAAAGCCTGCTGCTTCGCCGCAGTAGTGCAGTAATTGCCGGTATGGTCTAGGGTCTAATTCGCGTAATTCCGGCAGGTTCTGCCATACTGAGTTGATTTGGTCAGCGTGAACGTGTGGTAATCTTTTGGCTAAAGTGTCAATCATTGTTTCGGGTATCTCCAATGCTTTACCCAAATCCCTGACCGCCGAGCGAGCATGATAGGTATTAAAGGTACAAACACTGGCAACATTGTCCTCGCCGTAAGTATCAAATACATAAGCAGCCACCTTATCTCGGTAGCGGGCATCAATGTCCAGGTCAATGTCCGGTTGTTCTGCTCGTTCCATACTTAAAAATCGTTCGAATAGGAGATTACGGTTAAAAGCGTCTACTTCTGTCAGCCCTAGGCAGTAAGCAACCACGGAATCTGCTGCCGAGCCACGCCCCGCAAAACGAATATTTTCCTTCCGGGCATAGCGAGTCACATCCCATACCAGCAGGAAGTACTCGCAAAAGCCGAGAGCGGAAATTATCTTTAACTCATGGTTTAGCCGCTGAATTAATTTTTGGCTGACTTGGCCATAACGCCGCTGCGCACCGGAGAAAGTCAACTGCCGTAAAGTCTTAATAGGACTGCTTCCTGCTAAAGAGGGGACCTGGGGGATTTTTGCTTTTTGCCCGCTAAAAACCGGCTGGCAGCGGTGGGCGATTTCCACCGTGTTAGCTGCGGCTTGGGGGTAGTCATGAAAAAGTTCAACCATGGCAGTAGCATTTTTTAAATAATACTCACCATGAAGGTGCCGCTCAGGGTGAACTGAGTTAAGGGTAGTCAGGGTGCGCACACAGGTTAATAGGTCCTGGAGTTGAAAACGCTGCTTTCTGTGGTAGTGCACATTATTGCTGGCCGTCATTTTAATGTCTAATTCTGCTGCCAGTTGGGCTAAATGCCGGTTTAATGATATGCTGCCCGGTAGCAGCGGGGCCTCTAATTCCAGATAAAAACTGTCCCGGCCAAAGATACGGCAGTAGCGTTGGGCAGCTAGCTTTGCTTCCTGAAAGCGTCCTTTGAGAATAAACTTAGGGATTTCCCCCTGACGGCAAGCGGAAAGGGCAATAACATCATTACATTCAGTTAAACTATCCCAAGAAGCGATGGGGTTACCCCGGGGCGAATTTAGATAAGCCTTGGTAAGCAGTGCACAAAGATTGGCATAGCCATTGGGGTTTTTGGCCAGTAATACCAGGTGGTATCCACCGGGGGTGCTGATTTCTACTCCCTGGATAGGCTTAATACCGGCAGCGCGCGCCTCCTTAAAGAAAAAGGCCGCTGCCGACACATTGTTATGGTCTGTAATGGCCAGAGCGGGCATATCGAAAGAAGCAGCAGTACTTACAAGTTCCTTAATACTGCTGGCGCCGTCCAAGAATGAAAAGTTACTGTGGCAATGCAAATGGATAAAAGACATGGTACCCTCCGTTAATCATAAATTTTATAAAGCATCCACTTGTCCTTT is part of the Metallumcola ferriviriculae genome and harbors:
- a CDS encoding DNA polymerase III subunit alpha, with translation MSFIHLHCHSNFSFLDGASSIKELVSTAASFDMPALAITDHNNVSAAAFFFKEARAAGIKPIQGVEISTPGGYHLVLLAKNPNGYANLCALLTKAYLNSPRGNPIASWDSLTECNDVIALSACRQGEIPKFILKGRFQEAKLAAQRYCRIFGRDSFYLELEAPLLPGSISLNRHLAQLAAELDIKMTASNNVHYHRKQRFQLQDLLTCVRTLTTLNSVHPERHLHGEYYLKNATAMVELFHDYPQAAANTVEIAHRCQPVFSGQKAKIPQVPSLAGSSPIKTLRQLTFSGAQRRYGQVSQKLIQRLNHELKIISALGFCEYFLLVWDVTRYARKENIRFAGRGSAADSVVAYCLGLTEVDAFNRNLLFERFLSMERAEQPDIDLDIDARYRDKVAAYVFDTYGEDNVASVCTFNTYHARSAVRDLGKALEIPETMIDTLAKRLPHVHADQINSVWQNLPELRELDPRPYRQLLHYCGEAAGFPRFPGTHLGGLVVSSEPLTNITPLQQSAKGAIITQFDKDGVESLGLLKLDLLSLRTMSAVEDAAVNIRQKNQHFDYETIPLNDKETFSLLNSGNTIGIFQLESPAQRSLQRKLGAENMEDIVASLALIRPGPIKGNMVDPFIRRRLGQESVSYLHPKLKPILEKTYGVVLFQEQVIEIATAIAGFTPGDADRLRRVMSHARSHEEMAAIGQEFIDKAVDKGIDRTTAETIYSYIMGYASYGFCEAHAAAFANTAYKTAYLTRHHPAEFFAAVLSNYPMGYYSPDTIAQEVRRRGIGLKLPDINISTDKFTVEDTSIRISLAKVHQMDKKSLANILTARQEKAFSSPADFCHRAKASRPVTENLILCGAFDALYPNRRQLLWQLAELVRQDGLFTATQFDQNIPDFSFTEKLDWERDILGMDVRQHYMARFRTMLNKKRIMSTAAAKDSPQASLTVAGKVINPHRPPTRSGRITVFFSLEDEFGLLDVTMFERQYQRFGQLIFGQSHPVLTVTGTWSDNCLILQHAAPLAKN